Below is a window of Mycolicibacterium rhodesiae NBB3 DNA.
CTGCCGCTTGGCCGCCAGTTGCGCCTCGACGACCTGATGCATCAGCGCGATGTTGGGTTCGACGTCGAACAGCGCGGCGGGCAGCTCCACAGAGCCGTCCTTCTTACCCGCGGGGGTGTGGACGTCGATCTTCAAAGTCTTCTCGGCCATTACTTCTCGCCTCGCTTGATTGCGCTGCGCACCGTCACCAGTCCACCGTTGCGGCCCGGGATGGCACCCTTGATCAACAGCACGCCGTTCTCGGCATCGACCTTGTGCACCAACAGGTTCTGCGTCGTCACCCGGTCGCTGCCCATGCGGCCCGACATGCGGGTGCCCTTGAACACCCGGCCGGGAGTGGCGCAGCCGCCGATGGAACCCGGGCGGCGGTGCACTGCCTGGGCACCGTGGCTGGCGCCCTGGCCCTTGAAGCCGTGACGCTTCATGGTGCCTGCGAAGCCCTTACCCTTCGAGGTCCCCGTCACGTCGACGTACGCGCCGTCGGCGAAGATCTCGGCGGTCAGCTCCTGGCCCAGCTCGTACTCCGCGGCCGCGGCCTCGTCGTCGAGCCGGAACTCAGCGATGTGACGGCGCGGGTTCACACCCGCCGCGGCGTACTGCCCCGTCAGCGGCTTGTTCACCTTGCGGGGGCTGATCTCGCCGTAGGCAAGTTGCACCGCGCTGTAGCCGTCACGCTCAGGCGTGCGGATCATCGTGACGACATTGGGCCCGGCCTTGACCACCGTCACCGGCACGACCTTGTTGTTCTCGTCGAACACCTGCGTCATGCCCAGCTTGGTGCCCAGAATGCTCTTTCTAGCCATTTCTCTTGGGATCTCCTACTGGGATGACTATTGGATGTTGACGTCGACGCTCGCCGGCAGATCGATGCGCATGAGAGCGTCAACGGTCTTCGGCGTGGGGTCGAGGATGTCGATGAGCCGCTTGTGAGTACGCATCTCGAAGTGCTCCCGCGAGTCCTTGTACTTATGCGGGGACCGGATGACGCAATACACGTTCTTCTCGGTCGGCAGCGGCACCGGGCCGACCACGCTGGCGCCCGTCCGGGTGACCGTTTCCACGATCTTGCGCGCTGAGGCGTCGATCGCCTCATGGTCGTAGGCCTTGAGCCTGATGCGGATCTTCTGTCCCGCCACGCTTCTCCTACCTCACTACTAACGGGCTCCCGCGCCTGGGCGCGGAAAACCTCTGTCTGCTGCCACGCGCCCAAGAAGAACCCGGTCGCGCAGCGATGCCGCCGCTGTTTACCTGTCTGTGGTTCACCGGCCCCCGCGCTCGGGTGTGTCGCCCTTGCGCACACTCGCCCGCGTCGGAAATCCGTCGCGATCGAGGTTTGGACCGGACGCGCCCCCAAGGGCGCAGGTCGTATGCCCCATGCCAGGCGGTCCCGAAATTGGGCGCCGTCCCGGCTCGAGGCAACCCGAACAGTATGCCCTAGATCGGGGCCTGCTCCAAATCCCTGGCCACCGGAAACCCGCACGCTGGCCAGGTCCGGGGCTGCGACAACCTTACTCCGAAGTAAGGTAGCTCTCGATGCCGGGGCGGTCGGCTCGTCGAAACCGACGTTCTGCAGGAAAGTGCGGGTACGTGTCTGCAAGACGTCGACTTCGACGAATACCTAGAGCTGGAGCAGCTCGTCCAACGCCACGGGAAACGCATCGGCGAGGTCCCAGACGTCGGCGACGAGATCGGGACACGAGATCACGCCGATGCCCAGTCGACCGTTCAGCGACATCACAGTCACGTTGAGGCCCGCACCGATCACGAGCGGCCCGAACGGATACTGCGCGGTGATGGCACAGCCCAAGAAGTAGAGCGGCTGCTGAGGGCCGGGAACGTTCGACAGGACGAGATTGTGGATCGGCCGGTCGGGGAGCGGAATGTTGCGGGCCAACCGGACCACCGCGTTCAGCGCCGACCTGCCGAGGAACTCGGTCCAATCCTGGATGAGCGTGGGAGCCATCTCGTTGCCGTGGCCTTTGGCATGCGCCAGGTTGCCGCAGATGATCTCGAGCCGCTCGGCGACGTCCTCGACGTCGGTGGCAAGCCGGCAGAACATCCACATCGTGTGGTTGCGCCCGGGCCGGTCCGACTTGTCCCGGGTCGACATCGGCACCGTCGCGACCAACGGCCCCTCGGGGAGTTCCCCACGATCGGAAAGGAACTGGCGCAGGGCGCCCGCCGTCATCGCGACCACCACATCGTTGACGGTGATCCCGAATTTTTCCTTGACCTTCTTGACGTCCGCCAGATCGACACGAGTGAAGGCGATGTTCCGTCGGCTGGTGAACGGTGCGTTGAAAGGGGTGCACGGAGCCACGAAGGGTGGCGCCATCGCCTCGCCACTGACCGCGCGCTGCACGGTGTGCACGACCGTCCGCGCGGTGTCGGGAACAACGTTGACCAGCCGCCACGGCCGGCGGATGACGTCGGCGATGCCCGCCGCGGCCATCTCGATTCGGCCTGCGACTGGCGGTCCGCTCACCGGCTCGGCCACGGGTACGGGCACCCTTGTGTCGATACCGCACAGGTGCATCAGCAGGTCTGCTCCCCCGACGCCGTCGACGGCCGCGTGATGGGACTTCATCATCACCGCGACGGAGTCGGCGTCATCGGGACCCTCGATGACCCACATCTCCCACAGCGGACGTGACCGGTCCAGCGGCAGTGCGGCGATGTGCCCGCAGATCTCGGCCAACTCGGATCGACCGCCCGGCCGCGGAAGCCCGATGCGATGAACGTGGCGGTCGATGCGGAAATCCAGATCTTCGACCCAGACCGGGTTCGCCGGATTCAGTTGGCTGTCAGCCAGTTTGAGGCGAAAGTCGGGAGCCGCCGCGACCCGGGCATCCAGCGACTCGACGAGCCGGCCGTAGCTGTATCCACCCGGCATGGTCGACGTATCGAGTTCGAGCAGACAGCACACGTTCAC
It encodes the following:
- the rplC gene encoding 50S ribosomal protein L3 — translated: MARKSILGTKLGMTQVFDENNKVVPVTVVKAGPNVVTMIRTPERDGYSAVQLAYGEISPRKVNKPLTGQYAAAGVNPRRHIAEFRLDDEAAAAEYELGQELTAEIFADGAYVDVTGTSKGKGFAGTMKRHGFKGQGASHGAQAVHRRPGSIGGCATPGRVFKGTRMSGRMGSDRVTTQNLLVHKVDAENGVLLIKGAIPGRNGGLVTVRSAIKRGEK
- the rpsJ gene encoding 30S ribosomal protein S10, whose translation is MAGQKIRIRLKAYDHEAIDASARKIVETVTRTGASVVGPVPLPTEKNVYCVIRSPHKYKDSREHFEMRTHKRLIDILDPTPKTVDALMRIDLPASVDVNIQ
- a CDS encoding WS/DGAT/MGAT family O-acyltransferase, translating into MDRVSGYDAFFLELESVTQPVNVCCLLELDTSTMPGGYSYGRLVESLDARVAAAPDFRLKLADSQLNPANPVWVEDLDFRIDRHVHRIGLPRPGGRSELAEICGHIAALPLDRSRPLWEMWVIEGPDDADSVAVMMKSHHAAVDGVGGADLLMHLCGIDTRVPVPVAEPVSGPPVAGRIEMAAAGIADVIRRPWRLVNVVPDTARTVVHTVQRAVSGEAMAPPFVAPCTPFNAPFTSRRNIAFTRVDLADVKKVKEKFGITVNDVVVAMTAGALRQFLSDRGELPEGPLVATVPMSTRDKSDRPGRNHTMWMFCRLATDVEDVAERLEIICGNLAHAKGHGNEMAPTLIQDWTEFLGRSALNAVVRLARNIPLPDRPIHNLVLSNVPGPQQPLYFLGCAITAQYPFGPLVIGAGLNVTVMSLNGRLGIGVISCPDLVADVWDLADAFPVALDELLQL